From Streptomyces sp. HUAS MG91, the proteins below share one genomic window:
- a CDS encoding Uma2 family endonuclease, protein MGVVEEQSPVGLGQEDFEELARHAIRTNEALRLEFIGGKLGVKGVPDGDHSTIIEWLSRLCMQADGGWWLYTEQGLHVETYRNGNARPDGSLAMSGTFAGQGEWASTDGVLMVVEVTSADSDTNRRDRVEKPIAYAESEIPVYLLIDRDTGEVKVHSQPDGVRYEQVVTVPFGKTVALPDPVGIELDTEPLKEWVR, encoded by the coding sequence GTGGGTGTCGTCGAGGAGCAGTCCCCTGTGGGTCTGGGCCAGGAGGACTTCGAGGAACTGGCCCGGCACGCCATACGGACGAACGAGGCACTGAGGCTGGAGTTCATCGGCGGGAAACTGGGGGTCAAGGGCGTGCCGGACGGCGATCACAGCACGATCATCGAGTGGTTGTCGCGGCTGTGCATGCAGGCCGACGGTGGCTGGTGGCTCTACACGGAACAGGGCCTGCACGTGGAGACGTACCGCAACGGCAATGCCCGCCCGGACGGCTCGCTCGCGATGAGCGGTACGTTCGCCGGCCAGGGCGAATGGGCCTCCACCGACGGAGTGCTCATGGTCGTCGAGGTGACCTCCGCCGACAGCGACACCAACCGCCGTGACCGCGTCGAGAAGCCCATCGCCTACGCCGAGTCCGAGATCCCCGTGTACCTGCTGATCGACCGTGACACCGGCGAGGTCAAGGTCCACTCGCAGCCCGACGGCGTCCGCTACGAGCAGGTCGTGACGGTGCCGTTCGGCAAGACGGTCGCGCTGCCGGACCCGGTCGGCATCGAGCTGGACACCGAGCCGCTCAAGGAGTGGGTGCGCTGA
- a CDS encoding ATP-binding cassette domain-containing protein, producing the protein MTGFRDGPAIEARGLCKRYGGAVAVDGLSFTVRPGRVTGFVGPNGAGKSTTLRMLLGLDAPDSGTALIGGKPYTALDEPLATVGALLDSEALHPGRRARDHLLWLAHYSGFSTRRVDLVLDQVGLTPAARKRTGGFSLGMRQRLGIAAALLGDPPVLILDEPVNGLDPEGVQWIRRFLKSLAAEGRTVLISSHLMSELEDTADHLLVIGRGRLLADTDVADLLDEVSGERVALRTTRRADALMVLSGAGATVVMNGPDSLTVTGLPAQRVAELLGADSVPFSELTRHRATLEEAYMELTSETAEFTAREAS; encoded by the coding sequence ATGACGGGATTCAGGGACGGACCGGCCATCGAGGCGCGGGGACTGTGCAAGCGGTACGGCGGGGCCGTGGCCGTGGACGGGCTGAGTTTCACGGTACGGCCGGGGCGGGTGACCGGGTTCGTGGGGCCCAACGGGGCGGGGAAGTCGACGACGCTGCGGATGCTGCTCGGCCTCGACGCCCCGGACAGCGGCACCGCGCTGATCGGCGGAAAACCGTACACGGCGCTGGACGAACCCCTCGCCACGGTCGGCGCGCTGCTCGACAGCGAGGCGCTGCATCCGGGCCGCCGGGCCCGCGACCACCTGCTCTGGCTGGCCCACTACAGCGGATTCAGCACCCGCCGCGTCGACCTCGTCCTGGACCAGGTCGGCCTGACCCCCGCCGCGCGCAAACGTACCGGAGGCTTCTCCCTCGGCATGCGGCAACGGCTCGGCATCGCGGCCGCGCTGCTCGGCGACCCGCCCGTGCTGATCCTCGACGAGCCGGTCAACGGACTCGACCCCGAGGGCGTCCAGTGGATCCGCCGCTTCCTCAAGTCCCTCGCCGCCGAGGGCCGTACGGTGCTCATCTCCTCCCACCTGATGAGCGAACTGGAGGACACCGCCGACCACCTCCTCGTGATCGGCCGCGGCCGGCTGCTCGCCGACACCGACGTGGCCGACCTGCTCGACGAGGTGTCCGGCGAACGCGTCGCCCTGCGCACGACCCGGCGCGCCGACGCGCTGATGGTGCTCAGCGGCGCCGGGGCCACGGTCGTCATGAACGGCCCCGACTCCCTCACGGTCACCGGGCTGCCCGCGCAGCGGGTCGCGGAACTGCTCGGCGCGGACTCCGTACCGTTCTCCGAACTCACCCGGCACCGCGCCACGCTGGAGGAGGCGTACATGGAACTGACCTCCGAGACCGCCGAGTTCACCGCGCGGGAGGCGTCATGA
- a CDS encoding sensor histidine kinase translates to MKGTATARRALTHPDLPLTAAATLTTLALAESLTPATPTRPDTLLGLLALALATTVPLAFLRSQPLLTAVTVTTAALLTPATYDRLLLSGLPALAAVLYTVGRHSTGRTTAAFAVPFAGWALAGGAHGTALLVGAVTVLTAGHARRTRAEHDHRTAADWAHADTALAHAALGERARIARELHDIVAHHISTISVQAETARYTTPGLPPAGAEKFLAIGDTARLALTEMRRLLGVLREDVPEEAARARAPQPGLHQLLALVDEARETSGGAVRLIVRGPAGPLEPGLELTAYRIVQEALTNARRHAPDAATDVELIYGEEELRLRIRDCGPGAEPPRGGGHGLLGMRERTAMAGGTLHAGPAPAGGFLVEATLPVRAPDTP, encoded by the coding sequence ATGAAGGGGACCGCAACCGCCCGGAGAGCCCTGACCCACCCCGACCTCCCCCTGACCGCGGCAGCGACCCTCACGACCCTGGCCCTGGCGGAAAGCCTCACCCCGGCCACCCCCACCCGCCCCGACACCCTCCTCGGCCTCCTCGCCCTGGCCCTCGCCACCACGGTCCCCCTCGCCTTCCTCCGCTCCCAGCCCCTCCTCACCGCGGTGACGGTCACCACGGCGGCACTGCTCACCCCGGCCACGTACGATCGCCTCCTGCTCTCCGGCCTCCCGGCCCTGGCGGCGGTCCTGTACACGGTGGGCCGGCACTCGACGGGCCGCACCACGGCGGCCTTCGCCGTCCCGTTCGCCGGCTGGGCGCTGGCCGGCGGCGCCCACGGCACGGCCCTCCTCGTCGGCGCCGTCACCGTCCTCACCGCGGGCCACGCGCGCCGCACCCGCGCCGAGCACGACCACCGCACGGCGGCCGACTGGGCCCACGCCGACACCGCCCTCGCGCATGCCGCCCTCGGTGAACGGGCCCGTATCGCAAGGGAGTTGCACGACATCGTCGCCCACCACATCTCGACGATCTCGGTGCAGGCGGAGACGGCCCGCTACACGACCCCGGGGCTGCCGCCCGCCGGCGCGGAGAAGTTCCTGGCGATCGGCGACACGGCCCGGCTCGCGCTCACCGAGATGCGCCGCCTGCTGGGGGTCCTGCGCGAGGACGTGCCCGAGGAGGCGGCCCGCGCCAGGGCCCCGCAGCCCGGCCTCCACCAGCTGCTCGCCCTCGTCGACGAGGCCCGCGAGACGTCCGGCGGCGCGGTCCGGCTCATCGTGCGCGGCCCGGCCGGCCCCCTCGAACCGGGCCTGGAACTGACCGCGTACCGCATCGTCCAGGAAGCCCTGACCAACGCCCGACGGCACGCTCCCGACGCCGCGACGGACGTGGAACTCATCTACGGGGAGGAAGAGTTGAGACTCCGGATACGTGACTGCGGTCCCGGCGCGGAACCGCCGCGCGGCGGGGGCCACGGCCTGCTCGGCATGCGGGAACGCACCGCCATGGCGGGCGGCACCCTGCACGCGGGCCCGGCCCCGGCCGGCGGATTCCTGGTCGAGGCGACGCTGCCGGTCCGCGCCCCGGACACCCCGTGA
- a CDS encoding response regulator transcription factor, with protein MNAPVRIVVADDQDVVRAGFGALLDSRPDFTVVGSANGGAQAVRVCREVCPDLVLMDVRMPGMDGIEATRRITREQPATRVVMLTTFDLDEYVYDALAAGASGFLLKDMQAERLFEAVRVVAAGEALLAPTVTRRLIAEFTRLRPRALPEQARAVDALTPREREVLRLIAEGLSNQEIAVRLVVGGETVKTHVSRVLAKLGVRDRAQAVVAAYESGLVVPRSG; from the coding sequence GTGAACGCCCCCGTCCGCATCGTGGTGGCCGACGACCAGGACGTCGTGCGCGCCGGATTCGGCGCCCTGCTCGACAGCCGGCCGGACTTCACGGTCGTCGGCAGCGCGAACGGCGGCGCCCAGGCGGTGCGGGTGTGCCGGGAGGTGTGCCCCGACCTGGTTCTCATGGACGTCCGGATGCCGGGCATGGACGGCATCGAGGCGACCCGCCGCATCACCCGTGAACAGCCCGCCACCCGCGTCGTGATGCTGACGACCTTCGACCTCGACGAGTACGTGTACGACGCTCTCGCGGCCGGCGCCAGCGGCTTCCTGCTCAAGGACATGCAGGCCGAGCGGCTGTTCGAGGCGGTCCGGGTGGTCGCGGCGGGCGAGGCGCTGCTCGCGCCGACCGTCACCCGGCGCCTGATCGCCGAGTTCACCAGGCTGCGCCCGCGCGCGCTGCCGGAACAGGCCCGTGCCGTCGACGCGCTGACCCCGCGCGAGCGCGAGGTGCTGCGGCTGATCGCCGAGGGGCTGTCCAATCAGGAGATCGCGGTACGGCTCGTGGTCGGCGGGGAGACCGTGAAGACCCACGTCAGCCGGGTGCTCGCCAAGCTGGGCGTGCGCGACCGGGCGCAGGCGGTGGTGGCGGCGTACGAGTCGGGGCTCGTGGTGCCGCGCTCGGGGTGA
- the aspS gene encoding aspartate--tRNA ligase, translating into MHRYRSHTCGELRASDVGSDVRLSGWLHNRRDLGGILFIDLRDHYGITQLVARPGTKAAEVLDKLTKETVVRVDGKVVSRGADNVNGELPTGEIEIEAAEVEVLGAAQQIPFTINADDGVNEERRLEYRFLDLRRERMHKNIMLRSAVIASIRSKMVALGFNEMATPILTATSPEGARDFVVPSRLNPGKFYALPQAPQQFKQLLMISGFDRYFQIAPCFRDEDARADRSPGEFYQLDIEMSFVEQEDVFRPIEKLMTEIFTEFGGGREVTSPFPRIPFRESMLKYGNDKPDLRAKLELVDITDVFEGSEFKAFAGKHVRALPVPDTASQSRKFFDGLGDYAVEQGAKGLAWIRVGEDGTFAGPIAKFLTEENVKVLTDRLGLKAGHAVFFGAGEFDEVSKIMGAVRVEAAKRAGHFEEGVFRFCWIVDFPMYEKDEETGKIDFSHNPFSMPQGGMQDLEEKDPLDILAWQYDIVCNGVELSSGAIRNHEPDIMLKAFEIAGYDRDTVEHEFAGMLRAFRFGAPPHGGIAPGVDRIVMLLADEPNIRETISFPLNGNAQDLMMGAPTELDESRLRELNIQLRKPVEKK; encoded by the coding sequence ATGCATCGGTACAGGTCCCACACCTGCGGCGAGCTCCGCGCCTCTGACGTCGGCTCCGACGTCCGGCTGAGCGGCTGGCTGCACAATCGCCGAGACCTGGGCGGCATCCTCTTCATCGATCTGCGCGACCACTACGGCATCACGCAGCTCGTCGCCCGCCCAGGCACGAAGGCCGCCGAGGTCCTGGACAAGCTCACCAAGGAGACCGTCGTCCGCGTGGACGGCAAGGTCGTCTCCCGCGGCGCGGACAACGTGAACGGCGAGCTGCCCACCGGCGAGATCGAGATCGAGGCCGCCGAGGTCGAGGTCCTGGGCGCGGCCCAGCAGATCCCCTTCACGATCAACGCGGACGACGGCGTGAACGAGGAGCGGCGCCTGGAGTACCGCTTCCTCGACCTGCGCCGCGAGCGCATGCACAAGAACATCATGCTGCGCAGCGCGGTCATCGCCTCGATCCGCTCGAAGATGGTCGCCCTCGGCTTCAACGAGATGGCGACGCCGATCCTCACCGCGACCTCCCCCGAGGGCGCCCGTGACTTCGTCGTCCCGTCCCGTCTGAACCCCGGCAAGTTCTACGCGCTGCCGCAGGCCCCGCAGCAGTTCAAGCAGCTGCTGATGATCTCGGGCTTCGACCGCTACTTCCAGATCGCGCCGTGCTTCCGCGACGAGGACGCGCGCGCGGACCGCTCGCCGGGCGAGTTCTACCAGCTCGACATCGAGATGAGCTTCGTGGAGCAGGAAGACGTCTTCCGCCCCATCGAGAAGCTCATGACGGAGATCTTCACGGAGTTCGGCGGCGGCCGCGAGGTCACCTCCCCGTTCCCGCGCATCCCGTTCCGCGAGTCGATGCTGAAGTACGGCAACGACAAGCCGGACCTGCGCGCCAAGCTGGAGCTCGTCGACATCACCGACGTGTTCGAGGGCTCGGAGTTCAAGGCGTTCGCCGGCAAGCACGTGCGCGCGCTGCCGGTGCCGGACACGGCGTCGCAGTCCCGCAAGTTCTTCGACGGCCTCGGTGACTACGCGGTCGAGCAGGGCGCCAAGGGCCTGGCCTGGATCCGCGTCGGCGAGGACGGCACGTTCGCGGGCCCGATCGCCAAGTTCCTCACCGAGGAGAACGTCAAGGTCCTCACCGACCGCCTCGGCCTGAAGGCCGGTCACGCCGTGTTCTTCGGCGCGGGCGAGTTCGACGAGGTCTCCAAGATCATGGGTGCCGTCCGCGTCGAGGCCGCCAAGCGCGCCGGCCACTTCGAGGAGGGCGTCTTCCGGTTCTGCTGGATCGTCGACTTCCCGATGTACGAGAAAGACGAGGAGACCGGCAAGATCGACTTCTCCCACAACCCGTTCTCCATGCCGCAGGGCGGCATGCAGGACCTGGAGGAGAAGGACCCGCTGGACATCCTTGCCTGGCAGTACGACATCGTCTGCAACGGCGTCGAGCTGTCCTCGGGCGCGATCCGGAACCACGAGCCGGACATCATGCTCAAGGCCTTCGAGATCGCCGGCTACGACCGGGACACCGTCGAGCACGAGTTCGCGGGCATGCTCCGCGCGTTCCGCTTCGGCGCCCCGCCGCACGGCGGGATCGCCCCGGGCGTCGACCGCATCGTCATGCTCCTCGCCGACGAGCCGAACATCCGGGAGACGATCTCCTTCCCGCTGAACGGCAACGCGCAGGACCTGATGATGGGCGCGCCCACCGAGCTGGACGAGTCGCGCCTGCGCGAGCTCAACATCCAGCTGCGCAAGCCGGTCGAGAAGAAGTAG
- a CDS encoding SpoIIE family protein phosphatase — protein sequence MRTGDPLPPVEDVLAALATGLWRWDNRAGTVTFDTEAARLVGLPARTTTLTESGARARFHPVDWNEIDGIIRLAVAEGTLAEARLRVMDDQGRVIRTVRTRSKPVTHGDAPNLFELIGTLQEVAEPPPGASSRAPVTGDWRRSREAFLLDAGRALAEADSTAEVLRVAAGLSMPGFSPDGLAVFGVAGDRLTVIGHHGHQPGAEGPFTDMDLATDYPAAEVCRTGRAVYLSSPEEYRRRYPAAWPLAARFNRQSWAFLPLIVAGRTIGAWMAGFAYRVTFTPDERSVLTTVARMLAQALSRAGVAESERALTDGLQKSMLPTIGPEIPGMTIAARYVPTGGGLQVGGDWYDMIPLPSGRIALVIGDVQGHDVQAAGLMGQLRIALRAYASEGHRPDAVLSRASRFLYGITADAADPTDPRFATCLYVEADPVTGTLEIARAGHPDPAIRTADGTVMMRPTAGGLPLGIDPDADYPTTRLALEPSETLLICTDGLIETGGHDLDSGWARIRTTLEAVPADDLELLADALVQAVHGPSSHHTTGPLADRREDDIALLLLRRATASRVPVTARRTAMTIAQAEPERIAVARQQLRELLHDWADEDQVDSAVLMVSEMVTNVLVHTDGDALLVAEVGRGCEGPRRLRVEVADASDDLPHKRRPGELASSGRGLVLMELLAQKWGVDPRGEGKSIWFELYEPEESGAEESGVEEIGPVGVTQSAVSRETAGSDGLP from the coding sequence ATGCGCACTGGTGACCCCCTCCCTCCGGTGGAGGACGTCCTCGCCGCTCTCGCGACCGGCCTGTGGCGCTGGGACAACAGGGCGGGCACGGTCACCTTCGACACGGAGGCCGCCCGCCTCGTCGGGCTGCCCGCGCGGACGACGACCCTCACGGAGTCCGGCGCCCGCGCCCGTTTCCACCCGGTGGACTGGAACGAGATCGACGGCATCATCCGGCTCGCCGTCGCCGAGGGCACCCTCGCCGAGGCCCGGCTGCGCGTCATGGACGACCAGGGCCGGGTCATCCGGACCGTGCGCACCCGCTCCAAGCCCGTGACGCACGGCGACGCACCGAACCTGTTCGAGCTGATCGGCACCCTCCAGGAGGTCGCCGAGCCGCCGCCCGGCGCCTCCTCCCGCGCCCCCGTCACGGGCGACTGGCGCCGCTCCCGCGAGGCGTTCCTGCTGGACGCGGGGCGGGCCCTCGCCGAGGCCGACTCCACGGCCGAGGTGCTTCGGGTCGCGGCCGGGCTCTCCATGCCGGGGTTCTCGCCGGACGGCCTCGCCGTGTTCGGCGTCGCGGGCGACCGGCTCACCGTCATCGGCCACCACGGGCACCAGCCCGGCGCCGAGGGTCCCTTCACCGACATGGACCTGGCCACGGACTACCCGGCGGCGGAGGTCTGCCGCACCGGTCGCGCCGTCTACCTCTCCTCGCCCGAGGAGTACCGGCGCCGCTATCCGGCGGCCTGGCCGCTCGCGGCCCGCTTCAACCGGCAGTCCTGGGCGTTCCTGCCCCTGATCGTCGCCGGGCGCACCATCGGCGCGTGGATGGCGGGCTTCGCCTACCGGGTCACGTTCACCCCCGACGAGCGCTCGGTGCTGACCACGGTGGCCCGGATGCTCGCGCAGGCCCTCTCCCGGGCCGGGGTCGCCGAGTCGGAGCGCGCGCTGACCGACGGCCTGCAGAAGTCGATGCTGCCCACGATCGGCCCCGAGATCCCGGGCATGACCATCGCGGCCCGCTACGTCCCGACCGGCGGCGGCCTCCAGGTCGGCGGCGACTGGTACGACATGATCCCGCTGCCCAGCGGCCGGATCGCCCTGGTCATCGGTGACGTCCAGGGCCATGACGTGCAGGCGGCGGGCCTCATGGGCCAGCTGCGGATCGCGCTGCGCGCCTACGCCTCCGAGGGCCACCGCCCCGACGCGGTCCTCTCCCGCGCCTCCCGCTTCCTGTACGGGATCACGGCCGACGCGGCGGACCCGACGGACCCGCGCTTCGCGACCTGCCTGTACGTCGAGGCCGACCCGGTCACCGGCACCTTGGAGATCGCCCGCGCGGGCCATCCGGACCCCGCCATACGCACCGCCGACGGCACGGTGATGATGCGCCCCACGGCGGGCGGCCTGCCGCTCGGCATCGACCCCGACGCCGACTACCCGACGACCCGGCTCGCCCTGGAACCCTCCGAGACGCTGCTGATCTGCACGGACGGCCTGATCGAGACGGGCGGGCACGATCTCGACTCCGGCTGGGCCCGGATCCGTACGACGCTGGAGGCGGTCCCCGCCGACGACCTGGAGCTGCTGGCGGACGCCCTCGTCCAGGCGGTCCACGGCCCGTCCTCGCACCACACCACGGGCCCGCTCGCCGACCGCCGTGAGGACGACATAGCGCTGCTCCTGCTGCGCCGCGCGACCGCGTCGCGGGTGCCCGTCACGGCCCGGCGCACCGCCATGACCATCGCGCAGGCCGAGCCGGAGCGGATCGCCGTCGCCCGCCAGCAGTTGCGCGAGCTGCTGCACGACTGGGCCGACGAGGACCAGGTCGACTCGGCGGTGCTGATGGTCTCCGAGATGGTCACCAACGTGCTGGTGCACACCGACGGCGACGCCCTGCTGGTCGCCGAGGTCGGCCGCGGCTGCGAGGGCCCGCGCCGCCTGCGGGTGGAGGTGGCCGACGCCTCGGACGACCTCCCGCACAAGCGCAGACCGGGCGAACTGGCGTCGTCCGGGCGCGGGTTGGTGCTGATGGAGCTGCTCGCCCAGAAGTGGGGCGTCGACCCGCGCGGCGAGGGCAAGAGCATCTGGTTCGAGCTGTACGAGCCCGAGGAGAGCGGCGCGGAGGAGTCCGGCGTGGAGGAGATCGGCCCGGTGGGCGTCACTCAATCGGCGGTTTCACGTGAAACAGCCGGCTCCGACGGGCTCCCGTAA
- a CDS encoding AI-2E family transporter, with product MQTTREPQEPAAGPPRGAPLLPEGARRTAAWCTVALLVTGVAAVGIWLCVVFKSAVTPVLLALLGTALLAPVFEWLNRRKVPRALAAALTCVALIAVVGGAGYIVVKALIDTGDQIVDSVQDAGDWIRAHFGLSGADDLGNVADNAKDLLSKWGSSLAGGVLTGLSVIGSLLATSVLALLLTFFFLKDSNRAAGLAHAVAPRAAGEVIEAMGRRAFEAISGFMRGTTFIALIDALCITIGLLILRVPGAVGLGALVFVGAYIPYLGATISGAVAVLVALADRGFVIALWTLGVILAVQQLEGHILQPMIQSRTVQMHPALVMLAIAAGASVAGILGMLLAVPLTAAAFGIIGELKGRYGSPSEPAVSRETAD from the coding sequence GTGCAGACGACCCGAGAGCCCCAGGAACCGGCCGCAGGACCCCCGAGAGGCGCGCCCCTGCTCCCCGAGGGGGCCCGCCGCACCGCCGCCTGGTGCACGGTGGCCCTGCTCGTCACCGGCGTCGCCGCCGTCGGCATCTGGCTCTGCGTCGTGTTCAAGTCGGCGGTCACCCCGGTCCTGCTCGCACTGCTCGGCACCGCGCTGCTCGCCCCCGTATTCGAGTGGCTGAACCGGCGCAAGGTGCCGCGCGCGCTCGCCGCCGCGCTGACCTGCGTCGCCCTGATCGCCGTCGTCGGCGGCGCCGGGTACATCGTGGTCAAGGCGCTCATCGACACCGGCGACCAGATCGTCGACTCCGTGCAGGACGCGGGCGACTGGATCCGCGCGCACTTCGGGCTCTCCGGCGCCGACGACCTCGGCAATGTCGCCGACAACGCCAAGGACCTGCTCTCCAAGTGGGGCTCCAGCCTGGCCGGCGGCGTCCTCACCGGCCTCTCCGTGATCGGCTCGCTGCTTGCGACCTCCGTGCTCGCGCTGCTGCTCACGTTCTTCTTCCTCAAGGACTCGAACCGTGCCGCGGGCCTCGCCCACGCCGTCGCCCCGCGCGCCGCCGGCGAGGTCATCGAGGCGATGGGGCGCCGCGCCTTCGAGGCGATCTCGGGCTTCATGCGCGGGACGACCTTCATCGCGCTCATCGACGCCCTGTGCATCACCATCGGCCTGCTGATCCTGCGGGTGCCGGGCGCGGTGGGCCTGGGCGCGCTCGTCTTCGTCGGCGCCTACATCCCGTATCTCGGCGCCACCATCTCCGGCGCCGTCGCCGTCCTCGTCGCCCTCGCCGACCGGGGCTTCGTCATCGCCCTGTGGACGCTCGGCGTGATCCTCGCGGTGCAGCAGCTGGAGGGGCACATCCTCCAGCCCATGATCCAGTCGCGCACGGTGCAGATGCACCCGGCGCTGGTGATGCTGGCGATCGCCGCGGGGGCCTCCGTCGCCGGGATCCTGGGGATGCTGCTCGCGGTGCCGCTGACGGCGGCCGCGTTCGGCATCATCGGAGAGCTCAAGGGCCGTTACGGGAGCCCGTCGGAGCCGGCTGTTTCACGTGAAACCGCCGATTGA
- a CDS encoding pirin family protein — protein MPAVTVENPLTLPRVTAPADAVARPVLAVTTAPTGFEGEGFPVRRAFAGINYRHLDPFIMMDQMGEVEYAPGEPKGTPWHPHRGFETVTYIIDGTFIHQDSHGGGGTITNGDTQWMTAGSGLLHIEAPPESLVMSGGLFHGLQLWVNLPAKDKMQNPRYQDIRGGQVKLLTTADGGALLRVIAGEFDGHEGPGITHTPITMVHATVRPGAEATLPWREDYNGLVYVLAGRGTVGTDRRPVHMGQTAVFGAGSSLTVRADESQDSNTPDLEVVILGGQPIREPMAHYGPFVMNTKAELQQAFDDFQAGRLGVVPSTERLPHTS, from the coding sequence ATGCCCGCTGTGACCGTCGAGAACCCGCTGACCCTGCCCCGTGTGACGGCGCCGGCCGACGCCGTGGCGCGCCCCGTGCTGGCCGTGACGACCGCGCCCACCGGCTTCGAGGGCGAGGGCTTCCCGGTGCGCCGCGCGTTCGCCGGGATCAACTACCGCCACCTCGACCCGTTCATCATGATGGACCAGATGGGCGAGGTGGAGTACGCGCCCGGAGAGCCCAAGGGCACGCCCTGGCACCCGCACCGCGGCTTCGAGACCGTCACGTACATCATCGACGGCACCTTCATCCACCAGGACAGCCACGGCGGTGGCGGCACCATCACCAACGGCGACACCCAGTGGATGACGGCCGGCTCGGGCCTGCTGCACATCGAGGCGCCGCCGGAGTCGCTCGTCATGTCCGGCGGTCTCTTCCACGGCCTCCAGCTGTGGGTGAACCTGCCCGCCAAGGACAAGATGCAGAACCCGCGCTACCAGGACATCCGCGGCGGCCAGGTCAAGCTGCTCACCACCGCCGACGGCGGCGCGCTGCTCCGCGTCATCGCCGGTGAGTTCGACGGCCACGAGGGCCCGGGCATCACGCACACGCCGATCACGATGGTGCACGCCACCGTCCGCCCCGGCGCCGAGGCGACCCTGCCCTGGCGCGAGGACTACAACGGACTCGTCTACGTCCTCGCCGGGCGCGGCACCGTGGGCACCGACCGCCGGCCCGTCCACATGGGGCAGACGGCCGTGTTCGGCGCGGGCTCGTCCCTGACCGTGCGGGCCGACGAGTCCCAGGACTCGAACACCCCCGACCTGGAGGTCGTGATCCTCGGCGGACAGCCGATCCGTGAGCCCATGGCCCACTACGGCCCGTTCGTGATGAACACCAAGGCCGAACTCCAGCAGGCCTTCGACGACTTCCAGGCCGGCCGCCTGGGCGTCGTCCCCAGCACGGAGCGTCTGCCGCACACCAGCTGA
- a CDS encoding SseB family protein: MYGYERTPGGAGGQQQYAPPQQGMPPQAGMGGYGQQAPPLYPEPSPPSLADAVRAFTTGSMSAEDFQQIFASSKVYCPRGDNPGFLALHNTQQPVIPMFTTLKELRRYAGKESKYFVITGAEVIDLLPTGYGFVLDMEGEHRMVFDAKAVEQMVDFAMRRMYG, from the coding sequence ATGTACGGATACGAGCGGACCCCGGGCGGGGCGGGCGGTCAGCAGCAGTACGCACCGCCGCAGCAGGGCATGCCCCCGCAGGCCGGCATGGGCGGATACGGGCAGCAGGCGCCGCCGCTGTACCCGGAGCCGTCGCCGCCGTCGCTCGCCGACGCGGTCCGCGCGTTCACCACGGGCTCGATGTCCGCCGAGGACTTCCAGCAGATCTTCGCGTCGTCGAAGGTCTACTGCCCCCGCGGTGACAACCCGGGCTTCCTGGCGCTGCACAACACCCAGCAGCCGGTGATCCCGATGTTCACCACGCTCAAGGAGCTGCGCCGGTACGCCGGCAAGGAGTCCAAGTACTTCGTCATCACCGGCGCCGAGGTCATCGACCTGCTGCCCACCGGATACGGCTTCGTCCTCGACATGGAGGGCGAGCACCGGATGGTCTTCGACGCGAAGGCGGTCGAGCAGATGGTCGACTTCGCCATGCGCCGCATGTACGGCTGA
- a CDS encoding alpha/beta fold hydrolase, producing MTDTDRTTTHEARKAEPYARTVRGSGPGLLLAHGGGGSIETNYGPVLPALAADRTVVGVDYPGTGATPRAASPLRLDTLADELVAAADAEGLDRFAVAGYSLGGPVAVRVAARHPERVTALLLTATFGHPSPQLRLAAETWRTLAAAGDPDTFARFLFPYALSSRALHALSDAEVEAAVAELAATAPPGAGDHADLVTRADVRAELARITVPTLVVVTTEDRLVPPRAQRELAAAIPGAEVAEIPTGHLPFAELPDAWGALMVEFLRATGA from the coding sequence ATGACGGACACGGATCGGACGACGACGCACGAGGCCCGGAAGGCCGAGCCGTACGCGCGGACGGTGCGCGGATCGGGACCCGGGCTGCTGCTCGCGCACGGCGGGGGCGGGTCGATCGAGACCAACTACGGCCCGGTGCTCCCGGCCCTGGCGGCGGACCGCACGGTCGTCGGCGTCGACTACCCGGGCACGGGCGCCACCCCGCGCGCCGCTTCCCCGCTCCGGCTGGACACGCTGGCCGACGAGCTGGTGGCCGCGGCGGACGCCGAGGGCCTGGACCGGTTCGCCGTGGCGGGGTACTCGCTGGGCGGCCCGGTGGCCGTGCGGGTCGCGGCCCGGCACCCCGAGCGGGTGACGGCCCTGCTGCTCACGGCCACCTTCGGCCATCCGTCACCACAGCTGCGGCTGGCCGCCGAGACCTGGCGCACCCTCGCCGCGGCCGGCGACCCGGACACCTTCGCCCGCTTCCTGTTCCCGTACGCCCTGTCCTCCCGGGCACTGCACGCGCTGAGCGACGCGGAGGTGGAGGCGGCCGTCGCGGAGCTGGCCGCGACGGCCCCGCCCGGCGCGGGCGACCACGCGGACCTGGTCACACGGGCGGACGTCCGCGCGGAGCTGGCCCGGATCACCGTGCCGACGCTGGTGGTGGTGACCACGGAGGACCGCCTGGTGCCGCCGCGGGCCCAGCGGGAGCTGGCCGCCGCGATACCGGGCGCGGAGGTCGCGGAGATACCGACCGGGCACCTCCCGTTCGCCGAACTGCCGGACGCCTGGGGCGCGTTGATGGTGGAATTCCTGCGCGCGACCGGCGCGTGA